One Pectobacterium polaris DNA window includes the following coding sequences:
- the cysW gene encoding sulfate ABC transporter permease subunit CysW, protein MEQVISAQANAAKRKKQPAAYYILVSLAWVVFFLILVLPLMMVVTQGLDKGIGAFWDAITEPDAISALKLTLLATVISVPLNVVFGLATAWCVTKFEFRGKSFLLALIDLPFSVSPVVAGLVYVLLFGAQSSLHPFLLEHDLQIVYAVPGIVLATIFVTLPYVARELIPLMEEQGSQEEEAARLLGANGWQMFWHITLPNVKWALIYGVVLCTARAMGEFGAVSVISGHIRGLTNTLPLHIEILYNEYNIVAAFSVAILLLLMSLVVLLLRQWSEGRLTKQIQKQQELAKNEH, encoded by the coding sequence ATGGAACAGGTTATTTCCGCTCAGGCCAATGCGGCTAAAAGAAAAAAACAGCCCGCCGCCTATTACATTCTGGTTTCACTCGCGTGGGTCGTCTTTTTCCTGATTCTGGTGCTGCCGTTGATGATGGTGGTGACTCAGGGGCTGGATAAAGGCATCGGTGCATTTTGGGACGCGATTACCGAACCGGATGCGATCTCTGCGCTTAAGCTGACACTACTCGCGACCGTCATTTCTGTGCCGTTAAATGTGGTGTTCGGGCTGGCAACCGCGTGGTGTGTGACGAAATTCGAGTTTCGTGGCAAGAGCTTTCTGCTGGCGCTGATCGACTTGCCGTTCTCCGTTTCGCCTGTGGTTGCAGGACTGGTGTATGTGCTGCTGTTTGGGGCACAAAGCTCGCTCCATCCTTTTCTGCTCGAACACGATCTGCAAATTGTTTACGCCGTGCCGGGCATCGTACTAGCGACCATTTTCGTCACGCTGCCTTATGTTGCCCGTGAGCTGATTCCGCTGATGGAAGAGCAGGGCTCGCAGGAAGAAGAAGCGGCGAGACTGCTGGGGGCGAACGGCTGGCAAATGTTCTGGCACATCACGCTGCCAAATGTGAAATGGGCGCTGATTTACGGCGTGGTGCTGTGTACCGCGCGTGCAATGGGGGAATTTGGTGCCGTTTCCGTCATTTCCGGTCATATCCGCGGTCTGACGAACACGCTGCCGCTGCATATCGAAATTCTTTATAACGAGTACAACATCGTTGCCGCTTTCAGCGTGGCGATTCTGCTGCTGCTAATGTCGCTAGTGGTGTTGCTGCTGCGCCAGTGGAGTGAAGGTCGATTGACGAAGCAAATACAGAAACAACAGGAGTTGGCCAAAAATGAGCATTGA
- a CDS encoding sulfate ABC transporter substrate-binding protein: MRRLGLSVATAALLFSGVASAATELLNVSYDPTRELYQQYNAAFIKHWKATTGEDISIKNSHGGSGKQARSVIDGLQADVVTLALAGDIDALNLNQPLIDPKWQARLPDNSTPYTSTIVFLVRKGNPKQIKDWNDLVKPGVEVITPNPKTSGGARWNFLAAWAYAKAQPGGNDETALKFVTELYRHAPVLDTGARGATISFVQRQLGDVLLAWENEAYLSLHEQGGDQLEIVTPSLSILAEPPVAVVDKVVERKGTQKQAEAYLQYLYSDEAQRIIGKNFYRPRNAKIAEEFKDQFAPVNLVTIDKDFGGWKAAQDKFFNDGGVFDAIFKEINK, encoded by the coding sequence ATACGTCGTCTGGGGTTATCTGTTGCTACGGCAGCACTGTTGTTTTCCGGTGTGGCCTCGGCGGCTACCGAACTATTAAACGTGTCTTACGATCCGACGCGTGAACTCTATCAGCAATACAATGCGGCGTTTATTAAGCATTGGAAAGCTACCACGGGTGAAGATATCTCTATCAAAAACTCGCACGGTGGTTCTGGAAAGCAGGCTCGCTCGGTGATTGACGGTTTGCAGGCCGACGTGGTGACGCTGGCGCTGGCTGGTGACATTGATGCATTAAACCTGAATCAACCGTTGATCGATCCTAAATGGCAGGCACGTCTGCCTGACAACAGCACCCCTTACACCTCCACCATCGTTTTTCTGGTGCGCAAAGGTAATCCAAAGCAAATCAAAGACTGGAACGATCTGGTTAAGCCGGGCGTTGAAGTGATCACGCCAAACCCGAAAACCTCTGGTGGTGCGCGTTGGAACTTCCTGGCAGCGTGGGCCTATGCCAAAGCGCAACCGGGCGGCAATGATGAAACTGCACTGAAATTTGTCACTGAGCTGTATCGCCATGCGCCAGTACTGGATACCGGTGCGCGTGGGGCAACCATCAGCTTTGTGCAACGTCAGCTAGGCGATGTGCTGCTGGCATGGGAAAACGAAGCTTATCTGTCTCTGCACGAACAGGGCGGCGATCAGCTTGAGATCGTGACGCCGTCTCTGTCTATTCTGGCAGAACCGCCGGTTGCCGTTGTCGACAAAGTCGTTGAGCGTAAGGGAACGCAGAAACAGGCTGAAGCCTATCTGCAATACCTCTACAGCGATGAAGCACAGCGCATCATCGGTAAAAATTTCTACCGTCCACGTAATGCCAAGATCGCTGAAGAGTTTAAAGATCAGTTTGCACCGGTGAATCTGGTGACGATTGATAAGGATTTCGGCGGCTGGAAAGCGGCACAGGACAAATTCTTTAACGACGGCGGTGTGTTCGACGCCATCTTTAAAGAGATTAATAAGTAA
- a CDS encoding CdaR family transcriptional regulator: MASYHLNAKMAQDIVARTMQIIDSNINVMDARGKIIGSGDQERLGELHEGALLALSQGRVVDIDDAVARHLHGVRPGINLPLRIDGEIVGVIGLTGNPSQLRQYGELVCMTAEMMLEQARLLHMLAQDSRLREELVLNLIRTDDLSPALMEWAQRLGIDLNKPRVAAVIEVDSGQLGVDSAMAELQQLQTLLTTPERDNLIAIVSLTEMVVLKPALNSHGRWDAEEHRRRVDTLMSRMAESSRLRVRLALGNYFSGPGSIARSYRTARTTMSVGKQRMPAQRCYYYQDLMLPVLLDSLRGGWQANELVRPLSKLKAMDGNGLLRRTLGAWFRNNVQPGATAKALFIHRNTLEYRLNRISELTGLDLGNFDDRLLLYVALQLDEEE, from the coding sequence ATGGCGTCGTATCATCTCAATGCCAAGATGGCACAGGATATTGTCGCGCGGACCATGCAGATCATTGATAGCAATATCAACGTGATGGATGCTCGCGGTAAGATTATCGGCAGTGGCGATCAGGAACGATTGGGGGAACTGCACGAAGGAGCGCTGCTGGCGCTTTCGCAGGGGCGAGTTGTCGATATTGATGATGCCGTAGCGCGTCACCTGCACGGCGTGCGTCCGGGCATCAATTTACCTTTGCGCATTGACGGCGAAATCGTTGGCGTCATTGGCCTGACGGGGAATCCCAGCCAGCTACGGCAATACGGCGAGCTTGTCTGCATGACGGCGGAAATGATGCTGGAGCAGGCGAGGCTGTTGCATATGCTGGCGCAGGATAGCCGTCTGCGTGAAGAACTGGTTCTGAACCTGATTCGCACCGACGATCTGTCTCCCGCCCTCATGGAGTGGGCGCAGCGTTTGGGTATTGATCTGAATAAGCCTCGTGTCGCTGCGGTGATCGAAGTGGACAGCGGGCAGCTCGGTGTCGACTCTGCCATGGCAGAGCTACAGCAGTTGCAGACGTTGCTGACCACGCCGGAACGCGACAACCTCATTGCTATCGTTTCTCTGACGGAAATGGTGGTGCTAAAACCGGCGCTGAACAGCCACGGGCGCTGGGATGCAGAGGAACACCGGCGTCGCGTGGATACGCTGATGTCGCGTATGGCTGAAAGCAGTCGGCTGCGAGTGCGGCTGGCGCTGGGGAACTATTTTTCTGGCCCCGGCAGTATCGCGCGCTCCTACCGAACGGCACGAACGACCATGAGCGTAGGTAAGCAGCGTATGCCCGCCCAGCGCTGTTATTACTATCAGGATTTGATGTTGCCCGTGCTGCTGGACAGCCTACGCGGCGGCTGGCAGGCAAACGAGCTGGTGCGTCCGCTCTCGAAGCTTAAAGCAATGGATGGCAATGGTCTGCTGCGTCGGACGCTGGGGGCTTGGTTCCGTAACAACGTCCAGCCCGGTGCGACGGCGAAAGCGCTCTTTATCCACCGCAATACGTTGGAATATCGCCTTAATCGTATCTCTGAATTGACGGGATTAGACCTGGGGAATTTCGACGACCGTCTGCTGCTGTACGTAGCTTTGCAGCTGGATGAAGAAGAGTAG
- the cysT gene encoding sulfate ABC transporter permease subunit CysT has translation MSQRSSSVIPGFGLTLGFSLSYLGLIVLIPLAGMFLYASQLTFGQFWDLITSRQVLFSLRLSFGTALAAAFINGILGTLLAWVLVRYTFPGRKVIDAMIDMPFALPTAVAGIALTALYAPNGLIGSLFPFKIAYTSIGITLALIFVTLPFVVRTLQPVLADIPKEVEEAAACLGARPLQVFRHVLLPALLPAWLTGFALAFARGVGEYGSVVFIAGNIPFKTEILPLLIVSKLDQYDYKGATGIGVFMLLVSFIMLLLINVLQRRIQPKL, from the coding sequence ATGTCACAACGTTCTTCCTCAGTGATCCCCGGTTTCGGGCTAACGTTAGGGTTTAGCCTGAGCTATTTAGGATTAATAGTCCTCATTCCGTTGGCGGGGATGTTTTTGTATGCCAGCCAACTAACGTTTGGTCAGTTTTGGGATCTGATCACCAGCCGTCAGGTGCTTTTCTCCCTGCGGCTTTCGTTTGGTACGGCGCTGGCGGCGGCGTTTATTAACGGCATTCTCGGGACGCTGCTGGCCTGGGTGCTCGTGCGGTATACCTTTCCCGGCCGTAAAGTGATCGATGCAATGATCGATATGCCCTTCGCGCTGCCAACCGCCGTGGCGGGGATTGCGCTGACGGCGTTGTATGCGCCGAATGGCCTGATTGGCTCGCTGTTTCCGTTCAAAATTGCCTACACCAGTATTGGTATCACGCTGGCGCTTATTTTCGTCACGCTGCCTTTCGTGGTCAGAACGCTGCAACCGGTGCTGGCTGATATTCCCAAAGAAGTGGAAGAAGCTGCCGCCTGCCTTGGTGCGCGTCCGCTTCAGGTTTTCCGCCATGTCTTGCTTCCTGCATTGTTACCAGCGTGGCTGACGGGCTTTGCGCTGGCCTTTGCCCGCGGCGTTGGAGAATACGGTTCTGTGGTGTTTATCGCGGGGAATATTCCGTTTAAAACCGAAATCCTGCCGCTGCTGATCGTCTCCAAGCTCGATCAGTATGACTACAAGGGAGCAACCGGGATCGGCGTATTCATGCTGCTGGTTTCTTTCATTATGCTGCTGCTGATTAACGTGTTGCAGCGCCGCATTCAACCGAAACTGTAA